CGAAGCAATAACCGGATTTCGATATCCAAGGCGGCAGCAAGACCATGTCCAGACGAGCCCAGGCCCCGAGACGGGAGATCCTTCCGGATCCCAAGCACGACAGCGAGATGCTGGCGAAATTCATCAACATGGTGATGCGTCGGGGCAAGAAATCGGCGGCAGAAAGCATTGTTTACGGCGCAATCGAGCGTATCGCGGAACGCACCGGGCAGGCTGAGCCGCTGGCATTGGAAACCCTTCAGAAAGCGCTCGACAACGTGAAGCCGGTGGTCGAGGTCAAGTCGCGCCGGGTCGGTGGTGCAACCTACCAGGTGCCGGTCGAGGTCAGGCCTCAGCGCCGGCAGACCCTTGCCATGCGCTGGGTCATCGATGCGGCGAAGGCTCGCGGCGAGAAATCTATGGCTCACCGGCTGGCGCACGAGTTGCTGGATGCGTCCGAGAATCGTGGCGCGGCAGTCAAGAAGCGCGAGGACACGCATCGCATGGCGGACGCCAACAAGGCCTTCGCCCACTATCGCTGGTAGGTCGCTCCGGACTCCATCATCGAATCTGCCGCGAAGGACGGTAACTGTGCCACGCACCACTCCCATAGAGCGCTATCGGAATATCGGAATCTCGGCTCACATCGATGCCGGCAAGACGACTACGAGCGAACGCATCCTGTTTTATACCGGCGTTTCCCACAAGATCGGGGAGGTTCACGAAGGCGCGGCGGTGATGGACTGGATGGAGCAGGAGCAGGAGCGAGGCATCACGATCACCTCGGCTGCGACGACCTGTTTCTGGAAGGGCATGGCCCAGCAGTTTCCGGAGCACCGCATCAATATCATTGACACCCCCGGGCACGTCGATTTCACCATCGAAGTGGAACGTTCGCTGCGCGTGCTCGATGGTGGCGTGTCGGTATTCTGTGCCGTGGGCGGTGTCGAGCCGCAGTCCGAAACGGTATGGCGCCAGGCAAACAAGTACGGCGTACCCCGAATCTGCTTCGTCAACAAGATGGACCGGGCCGGTGCGAATTTTTTCCGCGTCATCCAGCAGATCCGGGAGCGTCTTGGGGCCACGCCAGTCCCGATCCAGGTTCCGATCGGTGCCGAAGAGAACTTCAAAGGTGTCGTCGACCTGATCCAGATGAAGGCGGTGTACTGGGACGAAGAGTCGCAGGGCATGCGGTTCGAACTCAAGGACGTGCCGGCCGATCTCCAGAAAGTTGCAGCGGAGTATCGGGACAAGATGGTCGAGGCCGCGGCTGAGGGCGATGAGGCGCTGCTGAACAAGTACCTGGAAACCGGTGAACTCGACGAGGCAGAGATAAAGCGCGGACTGCGCAGCCGCGTACTTCGCGGCGAGATCGTGCCGGTGACCTGCGGCTCGGCATTCAAGAACAAGGGCGTGCAGGCGATGCTCGACGCCGTCGTGAATTTCCTGCCGTCACCGGCCGACAAGCCGCCGGTCAAGGGCGTGCTCGAGAATGACGAGCCGGGTGACAGGACGGCTTCGGATGACGCGCCCTTCGCGGCGCTGGCCTTCAAGATCGCGACCGATCCTTTCGTCGGTAACCTCACCTTTTTCCGTGTTTATTCCGGGGTGCTGAAGTCGGGGGACAGCGTATTCAACCCGATCAAGAACAAGCGGGAGCGTATCGGACGTCTCTTGCAGATGCACGCCAACGATCGCCAGGAGATCAAGGAAGTCCATGCTGGCGACATCGCGGCGGCGGTTGGCCTGAAGGACGTCACGACTGGCGATACGCTGACTGACGAGAAGCAGGTCATAACCCTCGAGAAAATGGAGTTTCCGGAACCGGTCATATCGGTGGCGCTCGAGCCAAAGACCAAGGTCGACCAGGAGAAGATGGGGATGGCGCTGCAGAAGCTCGCCAAGGAAGACCCGTCATTCCGGGTCCGTACCGACGAAGAGTCGGGACAGACCATCATTTCGGGTATGGGCGAGCTGCATCTCGAGATCATCGTCGATCGCATGAAGCGCGAATTCAAGGTGGAGGCCAACGTTGGCCGGCCCCAGGTGGCCTATCGCGAGACGATCCGGGCGAGTGTCGAGCAGGAGGGCCGGTTCGTGCGCCAGTCCGGTGGCCGCGGGCAATTCGGCCATGTGTTCCTGCGTATCGAGCCATTGCCTCCGGGTACTGGCTACGAGTTCGAAAACGGCATCGTTGGCGGTGTAGTGCCCAAGGAATACATCCCGGCGGTGGACAAGGGCGTCCGGGAGCAGATAGGGAACGGAATTCTCGCCGGCTACCCCGTGGTAGACATCAAGGTGACGCTGTTCGACGGCTCGTATCACGATGTCGACTCCAGTGAAATGGCATTCAAGATTGCCGGCTCCATGGCCTTCAAGGAAGGTTGTGCCAAGGCCAGGCCCGTTCTTCTCGAGCCCATCATGAAGGTGGAAGTGGTAACGCCCGAACAGTACATGGGCGACGTCAACGGTGACATGAACCGACGCCGGGGCGTGCTGCAGGGAATGGACGAGTCACCGGCCGGGCGTATCGTTCGCGCGGAGGTGCCGCTCGCCGAGATGTTTGGTTACGCGACCACCCTGCGCTCGATGACCCAGGGCCGTGCGACATATTCGATGGAGTTTTCGAAGTATCTGCAGGTACCGCCCAATGTGGCGGAGGCCGTGATCAAGAAGGATTGACGGAGCATCCGCACCGCATGTGCCGGTGCTCTGATCGGGAAAGCGTTACGTCTGGAGACCAGGGCGATGTCAAAAGCAAAATTTGAGCGTACGAAGCCGCACGTGAATGTTGGGACGATTGGTCACGTGGACCATGGGAAGACGACGCTGACTTCGGCGCTGACGAAGGTGATGGGGGAGAAGTTCGGTGGTGAGTACCGGGCGTACGACCAGATTGACGCGGCGCCGGAGGAGAAGGCGCGCGGGATCACGATAGCGACGGCGCACGTGGAGTACGAGAGTCCGAAGCGGCACTACGCGCACGTGGACTGTCCGGGTCATGCGGACTACATCAAGAACATGATCACGGGTGCGGCGCAGATGGACGGTGCGATTCTGGTGGTGTCGGCGGCCGATGGCCCGATGCCGCAGACGCGCGAGCACATTCTGCTGGCGCGGCAGGTGGGTGTGCCCTACATCGTGGTGTACATGAACAAGGCGGACATGGTTGACGACAAGGAGCTGCTCGAGCTGGTGGAGCTGGAGGTTCGCGACCTGTTGTCGACGTATGAATTTCCTGGCGACAAGACGCCGATCATTATTGGATCGGCGCTGAAGGCGCTGGAAGGGGACAAGAGCGAGATTGGTGCGCAGTCGATCGAGAAGCTGGTGGCGGCGCTCGATGAGTACATTCCGGAGCCTGTGCGTGCGGTGGACGGACCGTTTCTGATGCCGATCGAGGATGTATTTTCGATATCCGGTCGAGGCACGGTGGTGACGGGTCGTGCCGAGCGCGGGAAGATCAAGGTGGGTGAGGAGATCGAGATTGTGGGGATTCGCCCGACGCAGAAGACGATCTGCACGGGGGTGGAGATGTTTCGCAAGCTGCTCGATGAGGGGCAGGCGGGCGACAACGTAGGGATTCTGCTGCGGGGCACGAAGCGTGAGGAAGTCGAGCGAGGCCAGGTGCTGGCGAAGCCCGGGTCGATCACGCCGCACACGCACTTTGAGGCGGAGGTGTACGTGCTGACGAAGGAAGAAGGGGGTCGCCACACGCCGTTCTTCAAGGGTTATCGGCCGCAGTTTTACTTCCGTACGACGGATGTGACCGGGGCGGTGGAGTTGCCCGAGGCGACCGAGATGGTGATGCCCGGTGACAACATCAAGATGAAGGTCAAACTGATCAACCCGATTGCGATGGAGAACGGCCTGCGCTTTGCTATCCGCGAGGGCGGCAGAACCGTCGGCGCCGGCGTCGTGGCCAAGATCATCGAATGATCGCTCGCGGCCCGGGCCGCGCCACCGTGCAGGGGGCGGCTCGAGCGGCGATTCAATCCGAAGGACTCGATTCATGGCGAAAAATCAGAACATCCGCATCCGCCTCAAGGCGTTCGATCACCGACTGATCGACACATCGGCCCGCGAGATCGTCGAGACGGCTAAGCGTACGGGTGCCCAGGTCCGGGGCCCGGTGCCGCTGCCGACCAAGACCGAACGGTTTACCGTGCTGATTTCGCCGCACGTCGACAAAGATGCCCGTGACCAGTACGAATTGCGTACTCACAAGCGCCTGATGGACATCCTGGAGCCCACGGACAAGACCGTGGATGCCCTGATGAAACTGGAATTGCCGGCCGGAGTTGACGTTCAGATCAAATTGAACTGACGCGAAGAATTACACTATAATTGCCGGCTCGCCGTCGCCCGAGGCAGGAAGTCCTGCGTCGGGCTTCGTGCTGCAAAGGGGTGGCTGAACCGCGGTTGCCCCGGCTGCTGGGTTGGTGGCGCTGGGGATGCCGGGCTGGCAGTCCCCGGGGGGACAACCGCCTCGGCGCCGAGATCGCCCTTTAATTTTGACTGGTGGATGGCTGCGAACCCGCTGAGTCGAGCGGGGCCAGCGGCTGAGAGAAGCTCGACATGACCATTGGCCTTATCGGTCGCAAGTGCGGCATGACCCGCGTCTTCACGGACGAAGGGACAGCTGTGCCGGTAACCGTCATCGAGATACTGCCGAATCGCGTGACCCGTGTGCTCGATCAGGATCGCGAGGGTTATGCTGCAGTGCAGGTAACGACCGGCCAACGCAATCCGTCGAAGCTGACCAAGGCGGTAGCGGGGGCATTCGTCAAGGTGGGAGTCGAGCCCGGAGAGGGGCTGTGGGAGTTCCGGGCGAGCGCCGAAGAATTGGCGAATCTGCAGCCTGGCGCCGAACTGAAGGTCGATCGCTTTCAGCCCGGCCAGTTCGTTGACGTGGCGGGCACGACCATCGGCAAGGGTTATGCGGGCACGATCAAGCGACACCACTTCAATTCCCAGGACGCGAGCCACGGCAACTCGGTGTCCCATCGGGCGCCGGGTTCCATTGGTCAGCGCCAGTTCCCCGGTCGCGTATTCCCCGGCAAGCGCATGTCGGGACACCTTGGCAATGCGAGGCGCACCACTCAGAACCTCGAGGTCGTTCGCGTGGATGCCGAACGCGGCCTGATCCTGGTGAAAGGCGCGGTTCCCGGGCACCGGGAAGGTCGCCTGGTACTGACACCGGCCGTCAAGGCCCGCGTAGCGGCTCAGGCGAGCGGGTAGGAGGAAACATGAAACTTTCCATCTACGGCGGTGCCGCAGGTATCGAAGTCTCGGATCAGAATTTCTCCGCGCCTTTCAATGAAGCGCTGATTCACCAGGTGATCACTGCCTATCGCGCTGGCGGTCGCGCCGGTACGAAGGCTCAGAAGACCCGCGCAGAAGTGCGTGGCGGCGGGTCGAAGCCGTGGCGCCAGAAGGGTACCGGCCAGGCGCGCGCGGGCACCTCCCGTGGCCCGATCTGGGTCGGCGGTGGCCGGGCATTCGCCGCCAAGCCCAGGGACTTCGCCCAGAAGGTCAACCGCAAGATGTATCGCGCCGCCATGCGCGGCATTCTGTCGACGCTCGTGCGCGAAGAGCGCCTCGTCATTGTGGACGACATGAGGCTGGATCAGCCGCGTACGCGGGATCTCGTGGCGCGCTTGAGCGTGCTGGGCCTGGATCACGTGTTGATCCTGGTCGATAAGCACGAGGAAAAGCTCCACCTGGCGGCCCGGAATCTGCCGTGGGCCGAGGTGCTGACCGTTGCGGAAATGAACCCGCTGAGCCTGGTCAGTTACGACAAGGTGCTGGCGACTGCCGACGCGGTGCGTGGCATAGAGGAGCGGTTGAAATGAGCGCGGTTCATGTCAAGGAGCGGCTCATGTCAGTCATCCTGGGTCCGCATCTCTCGGAGAAGAGCACCGCCGGTGGAGATCGTGACCGGCAGATCGTGTTTCGTGTCCGGCGTGACTCCACGAAGGATGAAATTCGGCGCGCCGTCGAGTTTCTGTTCGACGTCAAGGTCGAGGGCGTACACGTGGTCAACGTGCAGGGCAAGGTGAAGCGCTTCGGGCGCGCTCTGGGTCGCCGCCAGGACTGGAAAAAGGCGTATGTCAGCCTCGCCGAGGGCAGCGACATCAATTTCATGGGCCCAGAGTAACGACTGACCGGGAATCGCCACCATGCCGCTGCAACAGTTCAAGCCCACGTCGCCAGGCCGCCGCTTCGTCATTCGCGTCCAGACGCCCGAATTGCACAAGGGTGAGCCTTGTCCGAGTCTGGTAACGAAGCTCGAACGCAGCACTGGTCGGAACAACCATGGGCGCATCACGACCCGGCACCGCGGTGGCGGGCACAAGCGCCGTTACCGGATCATCGATTTTCGTCGTGAGAAGGACGGTGTCGCAGGGCGCGTTGAGCGGCTCGAGTACGATCCGAACCGAACGGCTCACCTCGCGCTGATCGTGTACGCGGATGGCGAGCGCCGGTACATGATCGCTCCGAAGGGGCTGAACGCCGGAGATACGGTGTTGTCTGGGCGTGATGCGGCCATCAAGGTCGGCAACAGCCTGCCGTTGCGCAATATCCCGGTGGGCACCATGGTGCATTGCGTGGAACTCAAGCCCGGCAAGGGAGCGCAGCTCGCCCGCGCCGCCGGCGGCAGTATCCAGATTGTCGCGCGTGAAGGCGTCTATGCCACCGTTCGCCTGCGTTCCGGCGAAATGCGCCGGATACACGTCGAGTGTCGGGCGACGATCGGCGAGGTTGGGCACGGGGAGCACAATCTCGAGAGTCTGGGAAAGGCCGGCGCCAGGCGTTGGCGCGGCGTGCGCCCGACTGTGCGAGGCGTTGCCCAGAACCCGGTGGACCACCCGCACGGCGGTGGTGAGGGCAAGACCTCCGGTGGGCGCCATCCGGTGTCCCCGTGGGGTGTGCCGACCAAGGGCTACAAGACTCGCAACAACAAGCGGACAAACCGGATGATCGTCCGGGATCGCCGCAAGAAGTAAACGACAGACCACGCATCGGCTGGAGATTGCTTAGGTGCCTCGTTCAGTTAAAAAAGGTCCCTTCGTGGACGCACATCTTGCGGCAAAGGTCCGGCAGGCGGTGGACACCAATAGTCGCCGGCCGATCAAGACCTGGTCTCGCCGATCGATGATCGTTCCGGAAATGGTCGGCTTGACGATCGCCGTGCACAACGGTCGCGATCATGTGCCCGTGCTGGTCACGGAGAACATGGTGGGTCACAAACTCGGAGAGTTTGCGGCGACGCGCACCTTCAAGGGGCATTCCGGGGATCGCAAAACCAAGGCCGCCGAGGCACCAGCGAGTTAATCGCCATGCAGGTAACCGCAACATTGCGTCACGCACGCATCTCACCGCAGAAGTGCCGGCTGGTGGCTGACGCGGTTCGAGGTGCACCTGTTGGCAAGGCGCTCCAGATTCTGGCGTTCATGCCCAAGAAAGGGGCGCGGATAGTCAAGAAGGTGCTGGAGTCGGCCGTTGCCAACGCCGAGAACAATCATGGCGCTGATATAGACGAGTTGAAGGTCAGCAGTATCCTGGTCAACGAAGCGCCGACGCTGCGCCGCTACGCGTCCCGCGCAAAGGGCCGCGGCACGCGGATCACCAAGCGCAACAGCCACATTACCGTCCGGGTTGCGGACGAGTAAGAACGAACCGTCGGGGAATATTGCATGGGTCATAAGGTCAATCCGATCGGCATACGCCTGGGAATCACGCGCGATTGGGCGTCGAAGTGGTATGCCGATTCGCGTACCTTCCCCACGTACCTGGACGCCGATTTCCGGATCCGCAGGTTTATCCGGTCACGGCTTTCGGAGGCGTCGGTCAGTCTCGTGCAGATCGAGCGGCCCGCACGCAAGGCGCATATCACGATCCATACCGCCCGTCCCGGTGTCGTGATCGGCAAGAAGGGCGAAGACATCGAGAGCCTGCGCAAGGGCGTGGCGGCAATGCTCGGTATGCCGCTCGCGGATGTGCGCATCAACATCGCGGAGATCCGCAAGCCCGAGCTCGACGCGTACCTCGTGGCCGAGGGCATTGCCCAGCAACTGGAGCGGCGCGTGATGTTCCGCCGTGCGATGAAGCGGGCAGTGACCAACACCATGCGCCTCGGGGCGCTCGGCGTGAAGGTGCGCGTGTCGGGCAGGTTGAATGGCTCTGAAATTGCGCGGTCCGAGTGGTATCGCGAAGGCCGCGTTCCACTGCACACATTCCGCGCGGACATCGACTACGGACTTGCCGAGGCCAGGACGACCTACGGAGTCATCGGCGTCAAGGTGTGGATTTTCCGCGGTGAGGTCTTTGAGAAGGAAGAGGCTGCACCGGCGCAAGCTGCAGAGCAGGCCGCTCATTAACGGGACGGGAAGTCGATGCTGCAGCCAAAGCGCACCAAGTTTCGCAAGCAGTTCAAGGGCCGGAATCGCGGGCTCGCCCATCGTGGCAGTTCGGTCGCTTTCGGCGATTACGGCCTGAAAGCGATCGAGCGCGGGCGGCTTACGGCCCGGCAGATCGAGGCAGGCCGCCGGGCCATTACGCGCTTCATCAAACGTGGCGGAAAGGTCTGGATCCGGATTTTCCCGGACAAGCCCATCACCCAGAAGCCGCTGGAAGTCAGGCAGGGCAAGGGT
This genomic interval from Gammaproteobacteria bacterium contains the following:
- the tuf gene encoding elongation factor Tu, coding for MSKAKFERTKPHVNVGTIGHVDHGKTTLTSALTKVMGEKFGGEYRAYDQIDAAPEEKARGITIATAHVEYESPKRHYAHVDCPGHADYIKNMITGAAQMDGAILVVSAADGPMPQTREHILLARQVGVPYIVVYMNKADMVDDKELLELVELEVRDLLSTYEFPGDKTPIIIGSALKALEGDKSEIGAQSIEKLVAALDEYIPEPVRAVDGPFLMPIEDVFSISGRGTVVTGRAERGKIKVGEEIEIVGIRPTQKTICTGVEMFRKLLDEGQAGDNVGILLRGTKREEVERGQVLAKPGSITPHTHFEAEVYVLTKEEGGRHTPFFKGYRPQFYFRTTDVTGAVELPEATEMVMPGDNIKMKVKLINPIAMENGLRFAIREGGRTVGAGVVAKIIE
- the rpsS gene encoding 30S ribosomal protein S19 gives rise to the protein MPRSVKKGPFVDAHLAAKVRQAVDTNSRRPIKTWSRRSMIVPEMVGLTIAVHNGRDHVPVLVTENMVGHKLGEFAATRTFKGHSGDRKTKAAEAPAS
- the rpsG gene encoding 30S ribosomal protein S7 is translated as MSRRAQAPRREILPDPKHDSEMLAKFINMVMRRGKKSAAESIVYGAIERIAERTGQAEPLALETLQKALDNVKPVVEVKSRRVGGATYQVPVEVRPQRRQTLAMRWVIDAAKARGEKSMAHRLAHELLDASENRGAAVKKREDTHRMADANKAFAHYRW
- the rpsC gene encoding 30S ribosomal protein S3 is translated as MGHKVNPIGIRLGITRDWASKWYADSRTFPTYLDADFRIRRFIRSRLSEASVSLVQIERPARKAHITIHTARPGVVIGKKGEDIESLRKGVAAMLGMPLADVRINIAEIRKPELDAYLVAEGIAQQLERRVMFRRAMKRAVTNTMRLGALGVKVRVSGRLNGSEIARSEWYREGRVPLHTFRADIDYGLAEARTTYGVIGVKVWIFRGEVFEKEEAAPAQAAEQAAH
- the rplD gene encoding 50S ribosomal protein L4 encodes the protein MKLSIYGGAAGIEVSDQNFSAPFNEALIHQVITAYRAGGRAGTKAQKTRAEVRGGGSKPWRQKGTGQARAGTSRGPIWVGGGRAFAAKPRDFAQKVNRKMYRAAMRGILSTLVREERLVIVDDMRLDQPRTRDLVARLSVLGLDHVLILVDKHEEKLHLAARNLPWAEVLTVAEMNPLSLVSYDKVLATADAVRGIEERLK
- the rplB gene encoding 50S ribosomal protein L2, whose protein sequence is MPLQQFKPTSPGRRFVIRVQTPELHKGEPCPSLVTKLERSTGRNNHGRITTRHRGGGHKRRYRIIDFRREKDGVAGRVERLEYDPNRTAHLALIVYADGERRYMIAPKGLNAGDTVLSGRDAAIKVGNSLPLRNIPVGTMVHCVELKPGKGAQLARAAGGSIQIVAREGVYATVRLRSGEMRRIHVECRATIGEVGHGEHNLESLGKAGARRWRGVRPTVRGVAQNPVDHPHGGGEGKTSGGRHPVSPWGVPTKGYKTRNNKRTNRMIVRDRRKK
- the rplP gene encoding 50S ribosomal protein L16: MLQPKRTKFRKQFKGRNRGLAHRGSSVAFGDYGLKAIERGRLTARQIEAGRRAITRFIKRGGKVWIRIFPDKPITQKPLEVRQGKGKGNVEYWAALVQPGRILYEMEGVTEETAREAFKLAAAKLPLATVIVTRGVI
- the rpsJ gene encoding 30S ribosomal protein S10 — its product is MAKNQNIRIRLKAFDHRLIDTSAREIVETAKRTGAQVRGPVPLPTKTERFTVLISPHVDKDARDQYELRTHKRLMDILEPTDKTVDALMKLELPAGVDVQIKLN
- the rplV gene encoding 50S ribosomal protein L22; translation: MQVTATLRHARISPQKCRLVADAVRGAPVGKALQILAFMPKKGARIVKKVLESAVANAENNHGADIDELKVSSILVNEAPTLRRYASRAKGRGTRITKRNSHITVRVADE
- the fusA gene encoding elongation factor G; translation: MPRTTPIERYRNIGISAHIDAGKTTTSERILFYTGVSHKIGEVHEGAAVMDWMEQEQERGITITSAATTCFWKGMAQQFPEHRINIIDTPGHVDFTIEVERSLRVLDGGVSVFCAVGGVEPQSETVWRQANKYGVPRICFVNKMDRAGANFFRVIQQIRERLGATPVPIQVPIGAEENFKGVVDLIQMKAVYWDEESQGMRFELKDVPADLQKVAAEYRDKMVEAAAEGDEALLNKYLETGELDEAEIKRGLRSRVLRGEIVPVTCGSAFKNKGVQAMLDAVVNFLPSPADKPPVKGVLENDEPGDRTASDDAPFAALAFKIATDPFVGNLTFFRVYSGVLKSGDSVFNPIKNKRERIGRLLQMHANDRQEIKEVHAGDIAAAVGLKDVTTGDTLTDEKQVITLEKMEFPEPVISVALEPKTKVDQEKMGMALQKLAKEDPSFRVRTDEESGQTIISGMGELHLEIIVDRMKREFKVEANVGRPQVAYRETIRASVEQEGRFVRQSGGRGQFGHVFLRIEPLPPGTGYEFENGIVGGVVPKEYIPAVDKGVREQIGNGILAGYPVVDIKVTLFDGSYHDVDSSEMAFKIAGSMAFKEGCAKARPVLLEPIMKVEVVTPEQYMGDVNGDMNRRRGVLQGMDESPAGRIVRAEVPLAEMFGYATTLRSMTQGRATYSMEFSKYLQVPPNVAEAVIKKD
- the rplW gene encoding 50S ribosomal protein L23, with the translated sequence MSAVHVKERLMSVILGPHLSEKSTAGGDRDRQIVFRVRRDSTKDEIRRAVEFLFDVKVEGVHVVNVQGKVKRFGRALGRRQDWKKAYVSLAEGSDINFMGPE
- the rplC gene encoding 50S ribosomal protein L3, with the translated sequence MTIGLIGRKCGMTRVFTDEGTAVPVTVIEILPNRVTRVLDQDREGYAAVQVTTGQRNPSKLTKAVAGAFVKVGVEPGEGLWEFRASAEELANLQPGAELKVDRFQPGQFVDVAGTTIGKGYAGTIKRHHFNSQDASHGNSVSHRAPGSIGQRQFPGRVFPGKRMSGHLGNARRTTQNLEVVRVDAERGLILVKGAVPGHREGRLVLTPAVKARVAAQASG